In one window of Candidatus Microthrix subdominans DNA:
- a CDS encoding DUF445 family protein has translation MTPPPMPSLPLASDEVRRRSELRRMKTVAVGLLLVATAVFVATAIAGDDAPGWVAYVRAAAEAGMVGGLADWFAVTALFKHPMGIPIPHTAIIQKRKDDIGAGLGSFVSDYFLTAEGISDRLGEAQVSARVGAWMAEPVNAERMARQVLTVGSSVLDAVRDDEVRDVIEDAVVRRLRTTSTGPAASRVLELIVAEGRHQDVLSVILRRLGEVLEVNRETLRTRLYTESPWWVPNTVDDVVFDRLHAVATRYLFDLATDPNHQLRLSIDDQVEQLVIDLANDPATVRRADELRDELLDHPQLREWTNSIWLDLKERIKEAAADPDDATLERVSDTIARVGRRLSDDPALSAKTDAWVTTTAVSLAEQSRDQVGAYIATTVQRWDTAETAERIELQVGRDLQFVRINGTVVGALAGVVIYGVGQLLG, from the coding sequence GTGACACCGCCGCCAATGCCCTCACTCCCGCTCGCCAGCGATGAGGTGAGACGGCGGTCCGAACTGCGCCGGATGAAGACGGTTGCGGTCGGTCTGCTCCTCGTCGCCACCGCCGTGTTCGTCGCCACGGCGATCGCCGGCGACGACGCTCCCGGGTGGGTGGCCTACGTGCGAGCCGCCGCCGAGGCGGGCATGGTGGGCGGTCTGGCCGACTGGTTTGCCGTCACCGCGCTCTTCAAGCACCCGATGGGTATCCCGATCCCGCACACGGCGATCATCCAAAAACGCAAGGACGACATCGGTGCCGGGCTGGGGTCGTTCGTCTCCGACTACTTCCTCACCGCCGAGGGCATCTCCGATCGCCTGGGCGAGGCTCAGGTGTCGGCCCGGGTGGGCGCCTGGATGGCCGAGCCGGTCAACGCCGAACGGATGGCCCGCCAGGTGCTGACCGTCGGATCCAGCGTCCTCGACGCCGTGCGCGACGACGAGGTGCGCGACGTGATCGAGGACGCCGTGGTGCGGCGCCTACGCACGACCTCCACCGGCCCGGCGGCGTCCCGGGTGCTCGAGCTGATCGTCGCCGAGGGCCGTCACCAGGACGTGCTGTCGGTGATCCTGCGGCGCCTGGGTGAGGTGCTCGAGGTCAACCGGGAGACGCTGCGCACCCGTCTGTACACCGAGTCGCCGTGGTGGGTGCCCAACACGGTGGACGACGTCGTGTTCGATCGCCTGCACGCCGTAGCCACCCGCTACCTGTTCGATTTGGCCACCGACCCCAACCACCAGCTTCGGCTCTCGATCGACGACCAAGTTGAGCAACTGGTGATCGACCTGGCCAACGATCCGGCGACGGTGCGTCGGGCCGACGAGCTGCGCGACGAACTGCTCGATCACCCCCAGCTGCGGGAGTGGACCAACTCGATCTGGCTCGACCTGAAGGAGCGGATCAAGGAAGCCGCCGCCGACCCCGACGATGCGACGCTCGAGCGTGTGTCGGACACGATCGCCCGGGTGGGCAGGCGGCTGAGCGACGACCCGGCGCTGAGCGCCAAGACCGACGCATGGGTGACCACGACTGCGGTGTCGCTGGCCGAGCAGTCGCGCGACCAGGTTGGGGCCTACATCGCCACGACCGTGCAGCGTTGGGACACCGCCGAGACGGCCGAACGCATCGAGCTGCAGGTGGGGCGGGACCTGCAGTTCGTCCGCATCAACGGCACGGTGGTCGGGGCGCTGGCCGGTGTGGTGATCTACGGCGTCGGCCAACTGCTCGGCTGA
- a CDS encoding acyl-CoA dehydrogenase family protein: MSDASTESTDTPTKSSRRDHPELRDEVSSWVTSNWDPELSVGEWWTKLRNARWSVPAWPSEWYGRDLSRGEAVVVAEEIAKAGAIGPPGGLGLLLAGPTIIAQGTDEQKQRYIPTIVDGSEAWCQLFSEPEAGSDLAAIRTSAVRDGDEWIINGQKVWTSAGQIADLGMLMARTDPTVPKHSGISYFAIDMHQPGIEVRPLKEMTGRALFNEVFISDARVADEALIGGEGRGWAVANTTLMFERAGLGAGGTGAVSSAVPGTVHGHLEKRVGDFVRGDTSGSGSAMAGGGPSAILKMAATTGAALHDPVLRDDLMRLHTLVELAKMTNRRAKAAKAIGIEIPGLPNLSKLMMSDMMRATIDLGPRILGPAGQLAGDSAPYDGAITEMVLFAPGPAIYGGTDQIQRNIIGERVLGLPSEPRNDKTLPFNELRTSKGAE, translated from the coding sequence ATGAGCGACGCCAGCACCGAGAGCACCGACACGCCCACCAAGTCCTCACGCCGGGACCACCCCGAGCTTCGCGACGAGGTGTCCTCGTGGGTCACCTCCAATTGGGATCCGGAGCTGTCGGTCGGCGAGTGGTGGACCAAGCTCCGCAATGCCCGGTGGTCCGTGCCCGCATGGCCCTCCGAGTGGTACGGACGCGACCTGTCGCGAGGTGAGGCGGTCGTCGTCGCCGAGGAGATCGCCAAGGCCGGGGCGATCGGACCTCCGGGCGGCCTGGGGCTGCTGTTGGCCGGGCCGACGATCATCGCTCAGGGCACCGACGAGCAGAAGCAGCGCTACATCCCGACAATCGTCGACGGTTCCGAGGCCTGGTGCCAGCTGTTCTCCGAGCCCGAGGCCGGATCCGACCTGGCGGCGATCCGTACCTCGGCGGTGCGCGACGGCGACGAGTGGATCATCAACGGCCAGAAGGTGTGGACCTCGGCCGGACAGATCGCCGACCTGGGCATGCTGATGGCCCGCACCGACCCGACGGTCCCCAAGCACAGCGGCATCTCCTACTTCGCCATCGACATGCACCAGCCAGGCATCGAGGTTCGTCCGCTCAAGGAGATGACCGGGCGGGCGTTGTTCAACGAGGTGTTCATTTCCGATGCCCGCGTAGCCGACGAAGCGCTGATCGGCGGCGAGGGACGCGGCTGGGCGGTGGCCAACACCACGCTGATGTTCGAGCGGGCCGGTCTGGGTGCCGGCGGCACCGGCGCCGTCAGCTCGGCGGTACCGGGCACGGTGCACGGCCACCTTGAGAAGCGGGTCGGCGACTTCGTGCGGGGCGACACGTCCGGCTCCGGCTCGGCGATGGCCGGCGGAGGGCCCAGCGCCATCCTGAAGATGGCAGCGACCACCGGGGCGGCGCTGCACGACCCCGTACTGCGCGACGATCTGATGCGCCTCCACACGCTGGTCGAGCTGGCCAAGATGACCAACCGGCGAGCCAAGGCGGCCAAGGCGATCGGCATCGAGATTCCCGGACTCCCCAACCTGTCCAAGCTGATGATGAGCGACATGATGAGGGCCACCATCGACCTCGGCCCCCGCATCCTCGGGCCCGCCGGCCAGTTGGCCGGCGACTCGGCCCCCTACGACGGCGCAATCACCGAGATGGTGCTGTTCGCCCCAGGGCCGGCCATCTACGGCGGTACCGACCAGATCCAGCGCAACATCATCGGCGAGCGGGTGCTCGGCCTGCCGTCGGAACCGCGCAACGATAAGACCCTGCCGTTCAACGAGCTGCGCACCTCCAAGGGCGCCGAGTAG
- a CDS encoding DUF222 domain-containing protein, whose translation MYEPLVPGEISAVTSTPKANTPPPAAPTHLRTGPAASGPTANATGGADALIEAAAPPSGMVASVEARLRADEALALAGPEGIIDELEGSRLDDAVRSLGGIINATHGRMVLSVCRVLDTGWWKGGGVLSARQWLAIHWATNTATISRVVSVAKKAETYPEVIDALVAGMISLEAAHLICGRIPSEYQTTYVAYAINMTFDQLRTCTHAVRPPPNSGPNKQADKAGEDDASGDDKAGQTTADEPTSANPPPRLGFTQRDDGRWSLNANLSPEDGALIETALQEARDRAFKAAEDPDERLRLTWADALVDVARRALDHADADTAGGQPTDRTLVHYHYELGHLYTEGSTQPLPDALRRQILCDTNLVGIGFRDGRPVDVGRRTRVISRRLRRLILRRDRCCVIPGCGATRGLEIHHLIHWEDGGRTDAGNLAALCKAHHRAHHHGLVHITGDPYSGLGFTNADGTPLCARPAKAPSSTDTGALTDTARNAGMGDPATHRFGATGERLQRWSIIPGPSPVPARPPDLSPILGGIPNHSDDGATPTGTSTADSATQPAAESRRPHDLPRPWWVLDPPTFDTRPLILRE comes from the coding sequence ATGTACGAGCCACTCGTACCGGGCGAAATCTCGGCGGTCACTTCTACACCCAAGGCGAACACGCCACCACCCGCCGCTCCGACGCACCTCCGGACGGGGCCGGCAGCGTCCGGTCCCACGGCGAACGCGACCGGCGGGGCGGATGCGCTCATCGAGGCTGCCGCCCCGCCGAGCGGAATGGTCGCCTCGGTCGAAGCCCGCCTGCGCGCCGACGAGGCGCTGGCGCTCGCCGGCCCCGAGGGCATCATCGACGAACTGGAGGGCAGCCGGCTCGACGACGCCGTTCGAAGCCTGGGTGGCATCATCAACGCCACACACGGCCGCATGGTGTTGTCGGTGTGTCGGGTGCTCGACACCGGCTGGTGGAAGGGCGGCGGCGTCCTGTCGGCCCGCCAGTGGCTGGCGATCCATTGGGCCACCAATACCGCGACGATCAGCCGGGTGGTCTCGGTGGCCAAAAAGGCAGAGACCTACCCCGAGGTCATCGACGCGTTGGTGGCCGGCATGATCAGCCTTGAGGCCGCCCACCTGATCTGCGGACGTATCCCGTCGGAGTACCAGACCACGTACGTCGCCTACGCCATCAACATGACCTTCGACCAGCTCCGCACGTGCACCCATGCGGTCCGTCCCCCGCCCAACAGCGGGCCCAACAAGCAGGCCGACAAGGCCGGGGAGGACGACGCCTCCGGCGATGACAAGGCCGGCCAGACGACCGCCGACGAGCCGACCAGCGCCAACCCGCCACCCCGTCTCGGGTTTACGCAGCGAGACGACGGCCGCTGGTCGCTGAACGCCAACCTGAGCCCCGAGGACGGCGCACTCATCGAGACCGCCCTCCAAGAGGCACGCGACCGGGCATTCAAGGCAGCCGAGGATCCAGACGAACGCCTTCGCCTCACCTGGGCCGACGCGCTGGTCGACGTGGCACGGCGTGCCCTCGATCACGCCGACGCCGACACCGCAGGCGGGCAGCCGACCGACCGCACCCTGGTGCACTACCACTACGAACTTGGTCACCTCTACACCGAAGGATCCACCCAGCCCCTTCCAGATGCACTCCGCCGCCAGATCCTGTGCGACACCAACCTGGTCGGCATCGGGTTTCGCGATGGCCGCCCAGTGGACGTCGGACGCCGAACGAGGGTGATCTCCCGGCGGTTGCGACGCCTGATCCTGCGTCGGGATCGATGCTGTGTCATCCCCGGCTGCGGGGCCACCCGAGGCTTGGAGATTCACCACCTGATCCACTGGGAAGACGGCGGCCGGACCGACGCCGGCAACCTCGCCGCCCTGTGCAAGGCCCATCACCGCGCACACCATCACGGGCTCGTCCACATCACCGGCGATCCGTACAGCGGCCTGGGCTTCACCAACGCCGACGGAACCCCGCTCTGCGCCCGGCCGGCGAAGGCCCCGTCCAGCACCGACACCGGCGCGTTGACCGACACGGCCCGCAACGCGGGTATGGGCGATCCCGCCACCCACCGCTTCGGGGCAACGGGCGAACGCTTGCAACGGTGGTCGATCATCCCGGGTCCCAGCCCAGTACCGGCCAGGCCGCCGGACCTCTCCCCCATTCTCGGCGGCATCCCGAACCACTCGGACGACGGCGCCACCCCCACTGGCACTAGCACTGCCGATTCGGCCACGCAGCCCGCAGCCGAATCGCGGCGACCCCATGACCTACCGCGACCCTGGTGGGTACTCGACCCACCAACGTTCGACACCCGACCTCTGATTCTCAGGGAGTAG
- a CDS encoding AarF/ABC1/UbiB kinase family protein, whose translation MVSPAHAPQNSDVTPHDGNEPLTPELARYAFTESGPWVIDRDELDWDVGLGVIRTALAREVPRLTTPKRIPPLGRLVTVGSRIAWALAGWVVHERRAKDRGPRMEGLSRRLRQAAEDLGPTYIKLGQIISSGAGIFPDELVAQFALLRDKVPAEDFDVVRQVVETDLGRPLEEVFARFERTPLAAASIAQVHVATLLTGEEVVVKVQRPTIRTAVYRDLEVMAWLAPFLIGRIPVSALANPPALVELFTETITEELDFRLEAENMLDVAEVFAHLDQRGFVVARPHPTLVTRRVLVMERLQGYGWEDIEGMIAAGISGRDVIRTGMVGFTEGAMVHGIFHGDLHGGNLFVLADGRIALLDFGITARMTEKERMAFLRLMITGATGDIKGQLGAFRDLGALPDDVDLDWVIEELRLDGEVFDPTQMSQEEMMAELQRITKALLGMGARLPKILMLYVKNLVFLDGAIATLAPDLDIMAEVMNLFASMAGRHGDVLAAQMGLLAGEEIAVDETAVRAAFGMTEEDPNPLTHEELRRRRDMIRSRMGKR comes from the coding sequence ATGGTCAGCCCCGCCCACGCGCCCCAAAACTCCGATGTGACGCCCCATGACGGCAACGAGCCCCTCACCCCCGAGCTGGCCCGCTACGCCTTCACCGAGTCCGGACCATGGGTGATCGACCGGGACGAGCTCGACTGGGACGTCGGCCTCGGCGTCATCCGCACCGCGCTCGCCCGCGAGGTGCCCCGCCTCACCACGCCCAAACGCATCCCCCCGCTCGGGCGGCTCGTCACGGTGGGCAGCCGCATCGCCTGGGCGCTGGCCGGCTGGGTGGTGCACGAACGCCGTGCCAAGGACCGCGGGCCGCGGATGGAGGGCCTGTCCCGCCGTCTGCGCCAGGCCGCCGAGGACCTCGGCCCCACCTACATCAAGCTCGGGCAGATCATCTCCTCGGGGGCCGGCATCTTCCCCGACGAGCTCGTCGCCCAGTTCGCCCTGCTGCGCGACAAGGTGCCCGCCGAAGACTTCGACGTCGTGCGCCAGGTGGTCGAGACCGACCTGGGCCGTCCCCTCGAGGAGGTGTTCGCCCGCTTCGAGCGCACCCCGTTGGCGGCGGCGTCGATCGCCCAGGTGCACGTGGCCACCCTGCTCACCGGTGAGGAGGTGGTGGTCAAGGTGCAGCGGCCCACCATCCGCACCGCGGTGTACCGCGACCTCGAGGTCATGGCCTGGCTGGCGCCATTCCTCATCGGCCGGATCCCCGTGTCGGCGCTGGCCAACCCCCCGGCTCTGGTCGAGCTGTTCACCGAGACGATCACCGAGGAACTCGACTTTCGTCTTGAGGCCGAGAACATGCTGGACGTGGCCGAGGTGTTCGCCCACCTCGACCAGCGGGGCTTCGTCGTCGCCCGGCCCCATCCGACCCTCGTCACCCGTCGGGTGCTGGTGATGGAACGCCTTCAGGGCTACGGCTGGGAGGACATCGAGGGCATGATCGCCGCCGGCATCAGCGGCCGCGACGTGATCCGCACCGGCATGGTCGGCTTTACCGAGGGCGCCATGGTGCACGGCATCTTCCACGGCGACCTGCACGGCGGCAACCTGTTCGTGCTCGCCGACGGGCGCATCGCGCTGCTCGACTTCGGCATCACCGCCCGGATGACCGAGAAGGAGCGCATGGCGTTCCTCCGCCTGATGATCACTGGCGCCACCGGCGACATCAAGGGTCAGCTCGGGGCGTTCCGCGACCTGGGCGCGCTGCCCGATGACGTCGACCTCGACTGGGTGATCGAGGAGCTGCGCCTTGACGGCGAGGTGTTCGACCCCACCCAGATGTCTCAGGAAGAGATGATGGCGGAGCTGCAGCGGATCACCAAGGCGCTGCTGGGCATGGGTGCCCGGCTGCCGAAGATCCTCATGCTGTACGTCAAGAACCTGGTGTTCCTCGACGGAGCCATCGCCACCCTGGCCCCCGACCTGGACATCATGGCCGAGGTGATGAACCTGTTTGCTTCGATGGCCGGTCGCCACGGCGACGTGCTCGCCGCGCAGATGGGCCTGCTTGCGGGCGAGGAGATCGCAGTTGACGAGACCGCGGTGCGGGCTGCGTTTGGCATGACCGAGGAGGACCCCAACCCGCTCACCCACGAGGAGCTGCGCCGCCGCCGGGACATGATCCGCAGCCGTATGGGCAAGCGGTAG
- a CDS encoding type II toxin-antitoxin system PemK/MazF family toxin: MRSPPWRTRSFAATRSGRSKRFGRAQQHRPSTTTSKHRSVFDDGSRPDAEWTRLDKVRPAVIVSSDDVCDLEFWQIHVAPITSAAWHDDFPASVPIRLVGVASSSYVSTLDTQLVARSQLVEHIGQLSSVEMRAVDGALGAVLGL, from the coding sequence GTGCGCTCGCCACCATGGAGGACCCGGAGTTTCGCCGCTACCAGGAGCGGTCGCTCGAAGCGCTTCGGGCGAGCCCAGCAACACCGCCCATCGACGACGACATCGAAGCACCGGAGCGTCTTCGATGATGGCTCGAGGCCGGACGCTGAGTGGACCCGGCTCGACAAGGTTCGCCCTGCGGTCATCGTCTCGTCCGATGATGTCTGTGATCTGGAGTTCTGGCAGATCCATGTTGCACCGATCACTTCTGCCGCTTGGCACGACGACTTCCCGGCAAGCGTGCCGATTCGACTCGTTGGGGTTGCGTCCTCGAGCTACGTGTCGACGCTGGATACGCAACTGGTCGCCCGATCGCAGCTCGTCGAACACATCGGGCAGCTGTCGAGCGTGGAGATGCGAGCAGTTGACGGGGCGTTAGGAGCGGTGCTCGGGCTGTAG
- a CDS encoding 3'(2'),5'-bisphosphate nucleotidase CysQ yields the protein MIPRAGGGWRGGPLQCVPQEEPMAESDDHELAHRLATEAGAMLVDLRCQLTEEGATPAGLKAAGDRSAHLMLMEALAEARPDDAVLSEEGRDNLGRLDADRVWIIDPLDGTREFSEVPRIDWAVHVALVEDGQPTAGAVALPAVGVTHSTAQPPQILAEPNRPPRLAVSRSRPLLEAMALADELDADLMPMGSAGAKSMAVATGLVDCYPHAGGQYEWDSCAPVAVARAAGLWCSRLDGSPLRYNRPDPWLPDLLICHPGVHEQVAATLADFGWSS from the coding sequence ATGATCCCCCGCGCCGGGGGTGGGTGGCGAGGCGGGCCTCTACAGTGCGTTCCTCAGGAGGAACCGATGGCCGAGAGCGATGATCATGAGCTGGCCCACCGGCTGGCGACCGAGGCCGGTGCCATGCTGGTTGACCTTCGATGCCAGCTCACCGAGGAGGGGGCGACGCCGGCCGGCCTGAAGGCCGCCGGGGACCGCTCCGCCCATCTGATGCTGATGGAGGCCCTCGCCGAAGCGCGGCCCGACGACGCCGTGCTGTCCGAGGAGGGTCGGGACAACCTGGGCCGATTGGACGCCGACCGAGTGTGGATCATCGACCCGCTCGACGGCACCCGCGAGTTCTCCGAGGTGCCGAGGATTGACTGGGCTGTTCATGTGGCGCTGGTAGAGGACGGCCAGCCGACCGCTGGGGCGGTGGCGCTGCCCGCCGTCGGCGTGACCCACTCGACCGCTCAACCCCCACAGATCCTGGCCGAACCCAATCGGCCACCCCGTCTGGCCGTGTCGCGCAGCCGTCCGTTGCTCGAAGCGATGGCGTTGGCCGATGAACTCGACGCCGACCTGATGCCGATGGGATCGGCTGGGGCCAAGTCGATGGCGGTCGCCACCGGCCTGGTCGACTGCTACCCACACGCCGGCGGTCAGTACGAGTGGGACAGCTGCGCTCCGGTTGCGGTCGCCCGGGCGGCCGGCCTGTGGTGTTCCCGGCTCGACGGTTCACCGCTGCGCTACAACCGCCCCGACCCGTGGCTGCCCGACCTGCTGATCTGCCATCCGGGGGTGCACGAGCAGGTGGCGGCCACGCTGGCCGACTTCGGCTGGAGTTCCTGA